ACGAGGACGCCCTCCTGCCGCACCTCGTCTCCGGCCGGCTGCACGCCGTGCTCGACGTCACCGACCCCGAGGTGCCTGCGCCGGACTCATCGCTGTACGAGCTGCCCAACGTGCTGCTCACCCCGCACATCGCCGGCTCGCTGGGCAACGAGCTGCACCGGATGGCGGACCACGCGCTGGACGAGCTGGCCCGGTACGGGCAGGGCGAGCCGTTCGCGGAGGCGGTACGGCCGGGCGATCTGACCAGGTCGGCGTAATGTCGGCCGACGCCTAAAATGGAGGGGTTCCCACCGGGTCGGGAGGCGTCATGACATTCGTGCAGATAATCGACTGCAAGACCAGCCGGGTCGACGACCTGAACCGGCTCATGGACGAGTGGGTCGAACAGACCGAGGGCAAGCGCACCGCCACCCACAGCATCGTCGGCAAGGACCGCTCGGACGCCTCGCACGTCGTGGAGATCGTCGAGTTCCCCTCGTACGACGTGGCGATGCGCAACTCGCAGCTGCCCGAGACCGATCGGATCTTCCGCGAGATGGTCGCGCTCTGTGACGAGATGCCGACCTTCACGGACCTGGACGTGGTCCGGGACGAGGCGCTGTACAAGACGAACGCCCGGCGGCTCTTCGAGATGATCGCGACCGAGGAGGACACCGCGC
This sequence is a window from Streptomyces sp. HUAS YS2. Protein-coding genes within it:
- a CDS encoding ester cyclase, with the translated sequence MTFVQIIDCKTSRVDDLNRLMDEWVEQTEGKRTATHSIVGKDRSDASHVVEIVEFPSYDVAMRNSQLPETDRIFREMVALCDEMPTFTDLDVVRDEALYKTNARRLFEMIATEEDTALLDQVLAEGYHDHDPTNEQDVIGMDAVRREVEMWRGGFDFAFTIDDQIAEGDRVCTRWTWNATHTGDFMGLQPTGMQVTMTGTTVHRCREDGKLVEGWWQYDLLGLMGQLGAVEA